A region of the Thioploca ingrica genome:
AATAGGTATGTCCTAGACGGGCTAAGTAATTAACAACACCTTCAGCTAACCAGCCATTTTCTCTGAGTTCCTGGATACTTTGACTGCCATTACGTTTTGATAATGGCGTTCCGTCATCACCAACGATTAAAGCGATATGTCCATACTGCGGAATCGTTAACCCCAGTGCTTGTAACATCATGATTTGCCGAGGTGTATTGGTTAAATGATCATCGCCACGAAACACATGCGTAACGCCCATTAAAGCATCGTCTATAGCATTGCAAAAGAAAAAAGCCGGCGTTCCGTCAGCACGACGGATAATAAAATCACCAATATCATCGGTAGCAAATTGTTGCTGTCCTTTTACTAAATCAAGAAATTCAATTTTTTGCCCCCGTGGAACACGGAAGCGTAAAGTGGGTTTTAATCCTTGTTCTAGTTTAGCGGCAATTTCCGCTTGACTGAGGTAAGCACAAGTCCCTGCATAACGTGGTGCTTGTCCGGCGGTACGTTGTAGCTTGCGCGCTAACGCCAGTTCTGACGGTGTACAAAAACAGGGATAGACAGCATCTTGTTGTTCTAACAAGGCATAATAATGCGCATAAATTTCATTGCGTTCGGATTGATAATAAGGTCCATTATCTCCGCCAACTTGTGGACCTTCATGCCAATTTAAGTCCAACCAGTGTAAATCGGTCATTAATTGTTGAACATATTCGGTTTGACTGCGTTCCAAGTCAGTATCTTCGATGCGTAATAACAACGTGCCTTGGTGACGATAAGCATATAAAGCATTAAATAACGCAGTACGCGCATTACCTAAATGAATTAACCCAGTTGGACTCGGTGCAAAACGGGTTTTAATAGTCGGTGTATTCATAAACAAATTAATTATCGTATCATATCGTAAGGTAATTTATAGGGTTCTTTCCAATTATTACTAGAGTATAACGATTAACTGGCAAAATGATTCTAGCTAAAATAAAAATAACCGTTAATGAATGCTTAGCGTTTCAAGCCGGCAACCTTGTAAGGTGTGCACCGTACACCCATCATTATCTTCATTAACGCTCAACTTGACTGAATAAGGAGATTCCACCATGCGTGTTGTATTCAATGTAAGCGAGCACGAAATAAACCTTGAATTTCTTGAATTAATCAAAGTCTTGATTAGAAAAAATGCGGAAATCGTGATTAAAAAAGAATCCATTGTCTTGGAAGAATATGACCCAAACATTCCTTTAGAACAGGTAATGCAAGAATTTTCTCGCCAGAATTATCATCCCGATTTTCTCGCTGATTTGGAAAGCGGGTTAAAAAGTTCGTCAGTTTATACAAAATGAATATCAAACCGCTCAAATCCGAGCTTATCCACTATCTCAAACAACATCGGCTGGAGAAGAAATTTGCCAAAGCCATAAACTTATTTGAACAAGATATATCGCATCCGTCCCTCAATGTCGAAGTACTTGAACCTAAACATCTGAAAGTTTACTCATTCAGGATAGACTTAAAATACCGTGCGCTGTTCATTATTATTAATGGCGAAGTTGAAATTATCTCTATTACCAATCATTACAAATAAAAGGGTGTACATCGCACACCCATCATTATCGTCATTAACGCTTAAAAAAAGATTATCCCATGAAACAAGTTGCTTCATTACGTTACGACGTAATTTTCAAAAAAGCTTTTAGTGTCCCAGCTATTTTCACTCACTGCCTTTGTTCGGGATTTTTTGGGCATCGAACTGGAAATTAACACGGTTGAAACGGACAAAACCTATGATCCACCGCTGGGTCGAGTAGCGGCTAAATTTGATCTCTATGCTGAAGATAAGAAAAATCGGATCATTGTCGATATACAACATGTCCGTTTTCCCGATCACTATCACCGCTTTTTACACTATCATTGTGCGGCTTTATTAGAACAGGTAGTCAACTCATCCGATTATCGTCCACGCCTGAAAATTTTTACGCTGGTGGTGTTAACGTCGGGTAATAAACATAAAACTGACCTAGCCATGATTGACTTTGACCCCAAAGATTTACAAGGTAACTCCCTTGGTGAGATTGAGCATAAAATTATCTATATTTGCCCAAAATATCTGAATAAAAACCTTACTCCGCACCAATGCCATGAGTGGATGGAGGCGATAGAAGATAGTTTAGATGAACAGATTGAAGAATCTCATTATACCCGCCCGGAAATTCAACAGATTTTCAGTCTCATTGAAACCGATCAAATTACCCCACAAGAACGGGCCAAAATGTTTGATGAATATAGTTATGAAGCAATTAAAGCGGAAATCAAACAAGAAATTAAAGCCGAAATCAAACAAGAAGGGTTTCAACAAGGTTTGAAAGAAGGTGAACAGAAAGCCAAAACAGAATTAGCTCGTCAGCTACTCTCGCTGGGGAGCTTGACCGAAGTACAAATAGCACAAGTGACGGGACTTTCTTTAGAACAAGTGAAAGCGTTAGCGGCTTGTTAAAAAAAATTATTGGTAATTTAGCTCAAGCTGGTGGGCAATGCCCACCTTACCAGACTTGGCTACCCTAGTAGGGTGAGTCATGCACGGAAACGCCGTTTTTTGACCCCTTCACTTGACCGTGACCTTTCCGCTAATTGGCGCAAAATTGGGCAAAGATAATTTAAATCTATCTTAAAAGAACCATCTTTTAATACCACGGGTGTCTCCTCCCCCTGAATGATAATTTCTAAACCGCAACTTTGCCAACCTGGTGAGGGAGTATCACGAATAAAGATAGGATGATCCTCAACAATAAAACCGACTTGCTCGATTTTATGGTAAGGGTAACGCTGCGTGGATAGCAGAGAGTGAAATTCAAGGGCATTTAAGCCAAGTACCAACTTATAAGGAATATTCAACAGACCCACCAAGATGAATACGACAGGGGATCCGAATAAATATATAAATATCAATATCATCACCATACTTATTAAATTCATTAAATCCACTTCCATTATTGTTGTGACCATTATCTTGATTAACATTAATGTTATGAATATCATGGGCAGAAGGTTAACAATAAGCACCAACCATAGCAGAAGCCTTAGATCAAGGACCAGTCTTACATAAAATTTTAGGGGCAACGCAGGCAACGAAAAATTTGCATGGCTAAGCTTTTCTCGAACGATTTTATGCAATGTTTCAAAGTCTACGAGTTGATAGTCAAGTTTAAGCAAAATCTGACCCGACGCATCTAAAATATCTAGTCCTTGCCTGAAGTGTTCTCTAATTTCCCTAATCATGCTCCAGGGAACGAGAGCACTTTCTTTAGAGCGAGAAGCTGGCCAAATTCCATCATCGTCGACCATCATTGCTAAATCAGGAATAGTTTTGAGTATAAGAAAATTATAGTAGCCCCAAAAACTGAATAACCCAATGAACGCGAAATAGATAACGTATAGTTCTGATAAAATAGTATGATTCTCCAATAACCAACATACCCATTCGAATAACCAAGGTGTTATAGGGAGTAAGAGAAGTAATAAAATGGCATTTCGAATATTTGCTCTCATTTCTGATCGTACTTGATTCATAAAGCCGTTCTTCAATGGAAACAAACGAGGTGGATTCATAATTAACCTCCAGCTTTGAATAAGCTTAAGATAAGCTAAGCAAGTGTAGGATGGGTAGAGCAAAGCGAAACCCATCTTCTCATTTCATTTTTCTGTGACTATCAGAAGTCAAGCTTAATCGGTGGACAATGCCCACCAAATCTAGTTCAAACTTCCTCCAAAGAATACTCGGTTTGAAATACTGCTTCTGGAGTTAATTGGCTCAGAGTAGGTTTGATACCGGTTTCTTTTTCAGCCAGACGATTGGCTGCCTTAAAACATTTATCCCATAATTGAGGGAGTTGCGGTTTTAAATGCGGTTCCTCCTCCAGGATTTCTTCAATTTCAATTCGGGCACCTTCAATCGTGATTAGCCAACTTCGGGAGCGGCATTGGGGTTGAATTTGCCATTTGATGATGTGCATCATTAATCGGGTTAATTGGCTTCTTAAAGCCCTTCTTTCTGAACGAGACAAAGCGTCTATTAATTCCTCTATACCAAGAGTAGATTCTTCAATATGCCCTTGTGTTAGCTCATTTTTGATCTGAACAGCGGTTTGGTAAGGTGAGGTTATAGCTAATTCTTTCCAATTCATTGTTTACTCTTTAATTTTTTATAGGAACGGTAGGTACTCCTAACCAGAACGTTTGAAATGAGAACCAAGTTATTCCAATACCTCTAGTACTTGTTTAACAATTTTGGGATGTAAGGTTTTTCCAGTATGAAAGGGGATAACCACACGCTGATTACCTTTTCCATTGTTATCGTATAAATTTCTTGGCTTAAATACGATTTTATTTCTTCTGGTGAAAGTGTTTCGAGATAAAGTTCTACCGCTTCTTTGATATTGAGGTTAATTTCCTCAAACGTCTCGCCTTGACTTTGGCAACCGGGCAATTCAGGACAATAAGCATAATAGCCCCATTCATCTTTTTCAATAACAATGCTGACTTTTCGGTTCATGGTTGTTCCTTTAGCCTTGTCGGGTGTGCACCGCACACCCATCATTATCGTCATTTATGATAAGTTAGCCTCGCTCAATTCGCACCACGTGAACGGCAACGATGAGTTAGACATTCTTTTCTGCCAGAGAAAAAATATAATCTAGCCCGCCCAATAATTTTGGTAAATCATCTATCGACAAACTTTCAGTATTTTTAGTAAGCCGATTGGCGGTTAATACCCCAAACTCCCAGTACTTTCCATCGGTAACTATCCCATAAATGGGTAATTGAGTATTATCATTGAGCTTTTGTGAGGCAATCAATTGAGCTAAACATTGTGCCCAACCTTGCTCAAAATCATTTTTCTTGGCTTCAGCAACAATAAGCAAGGGGCATTCAAGAACTGTTTTTCCCAGTGCCGATCTTTTAGAAACGATATAATCGGGTGTTCCATTGAGATCGGCATCATAATTAATTGATTTTTGAACCCATAAAGACAACTTTAAAGACACTTTTTTATAAACTTCTCTCAGCAGCGGCAAGATAATCAGTTCACACCGCGCCGCCTCAGAGGAGAAAACATCTAAGGTTTTAATATTGAACTCAATTTCATCAATAAATTGCGTGGATATTTGAGCAACATTTTTTTCTACGAACCGAGCTTCATCATATTTTATTTGATATTCGGTTTGTACTTGAGAGATAGTTTTATAATCACTAAATGACATAATGGTTTCTCTCCGTATTAAAACTAAGCGGGCAGACACACGGATCTGCCCCTACATTAGCCGCTATTACTGAAATTACGCTTGAATAATATCTCGACCGTCTTTTAAAGCCTCTGTCCAACTATTAACCAGATTGGCACAGCGACGCAAATATTTACCATAATTTTCCGTCCATTCCTCTAAACCTTGCATCAGGCTATCATTACCGGGATCACCTACCATGAGTCTAACTTTCGTCAGTACTTGTTGGATTAAGACAATGTCTAAAGCATCCCAAGTGCTATTCATATCCAGTGTTTGCATATTGTCTAGACAGCGTTTTAATGATTCAGCCGCTCGTAAGGAAAACATTGCGTTTTTATATTTGAGCAACGCATCTAATTCTTCGATTGACATGATTTGTTTTTCCTCTAAATCGAGTTTAGCGCGATCTAAAGTAGTTCTGGGTTCCAAAGATAATTCCACGATGGAAGTCCGATCTAACACGCGCGGTGATAAGGATAAAGTCGTATGATCATTATTGATAGTAGCTATAAAGCGAAGTGCCGGTGAAATTAATACTTTGCTGGTATTGTTAGAAACACCGCGGATACTTTTACCTCCCAATTCAATCATCCGTAATTTTTCTTGTTCTTCCGGATATTGAGAACGGACTAAAATATCCGCAAACCAGTATTCGGGTTGACTCAAATTAAATTCTTCAAAAATAACGACATAAGTACGTTTATCATTTTTTCGCCAAGCCGTTTCGGCTTTACATAAAAATTTAGTAAAATCAGTCGGTTCAAATTCATTACTAATGGGATTAACATAACCTAATAAATCTTCTCGACCTCGCCAAGTTGAACCCACTGACACAATCAATTTACGTTCATAATCATCAATTAAATCAATTGCTAAACTACTTTTGCCTACGCCAGGACTGCCGGTGAGGATAAGAATATTTTTGGTGAATGAAGCCGCCATGACCGCATCTAAAACTTCCTTACTATAAATCGTTTTGATTTTTTCTTTAGTCGCTTCTTTTTCTATAATGGGATAAGTCGGACTCAAGGTACCATTTTTTATCGGTTTATGGGTAGTAATGACCGTGGTGGTAATTGGTTTTTTGATATCTAAATTTTTTAATCCTTCAAAAGGGCCTCTTAACGGTATCACTGCGGTGGGACTCCGATTAACACTATAAGTATGTACCATGGTTTGCTGTATTTTTAACGCATCTTCTCGAGCGAGTTCAAACCATTCTTGCAAATGTGCATGAAAATTTTCAAAACGTTCAGCATCTTGAGGCATGGTCCAATTCGGGTGAGGACTAGAGGCTTGCTCAGCCGCTTTTTCGAACATATTTTCTACGGCCACCCGATTGACTTCTTTAAGATAAACTCCACCAATAATACTTTTATAATAAACTGTCAAAATATAAGGCTGTTGAAATCGAGTCCAACCATCTAAATAAGGCTCTATTTTCCATAACGTCTTAAATTCATTAATTTTTTGTGGAGAAACACTTTTAACGCGATAGGCACCAAATACATAATCTTTTGGTCTCATGTTAATATCACTAATTCCACGAGGTTCTTGAAAACGTTTACCCCAAAACAGTAAAATTTGATTGTTTAAAGCATCGGGGTAAGGTTCTAATAACCACCCAATTCCTAAGTCATCGATTAAACAATAGGGATTGGCTTCTTCAAAAATATGGATATGATAACAACGTGGATCACCTTGTTGACAATAGTCGGTACGAAATTGTTGTTTGGCAGAACAATTCCAGGTTTCAGCATTTTTACAAATACTGCCATCCCACCCGCGCCGGTGAGAATTAATGGTGCAACCTAAAGCGTTGCCAACCGTAATAAAACTCATAAAATTTAATTTCCTCTTTCTAAGTTGTTGAAAATAGGCGTGTCAATAAGGAATCATTTCCACTTAAGTTATCGTGATCCCCTACCAAGACGCTAGACGTTAAGGTGTGCTTGTTGATAGTATTGGCAAGCGGAATGATTTGAATTGTTAAACAGCTTATCAAAAAAGTGACATTGATGGGGGAGAGATTTCGGTATAACCGAGTTTATAATTGAAATCTCTTGTAAAATCGACTATCACCATTTTTATCATAACCATCGTGGCGTATCAATAAATGGAGTTAAACGGAGTTTATTCACCCGCCCAGGTTTAAATTGATGAAATAGCTGGTTGAGCTTGCTAACATAATGAACCTGGCAAGTAACAACCCAGATAAGTTGTTAATAGACTTCATTTCTAAACATGACCGCGATTACGAGGGTAACAGCGGGCGATGGCTAGAAAATCTTCAACTGGATAGATTGAAATATTTTTTTATTAGGAGGAATAATACATGGCGGAATTATTTTCAGATGCTTGGATGAAGAGCTACATGACCGAATGGAATAATGAACCGGAATTATCGGATGCATTAGCTAAAATTAATTTCAATTCCAGAATTGCTTATGGATTTGATAAAGAAGATCAACCCCGAGCGGTTATCACTATCGAAAATGGGAAAGCGACTGCAGCGGGTAGTTATAACGGTGAAGAGTTGAATTGGGATTTACGTGCTTCCGCAGAAAATTGGCAAAAATGGATAGACAAGGGTATTGGCATGGCGAGTTTAGGCATGGCTTATGTCGGTGGTAAACTAAAATTCAAAACGGGGGATTATGGTGCTATGATCAAGGATCCGCGTATGGCAAGCCCGTTTGTCAAAAGTTTTACGGTCATGGGACGTGTTAAAGCCTAGCTGAAAAGCGAGCCGATGTCAGTACCGGTATTCCCGGTAATTCATTGTAAAGAGGGGATGATTGTAGCCATTTAGCTCAATCAGTCCCTTCCTACTAACTTAAGGTCAAATGTAAAAGCATGGTGAAACAAGTTATTAAAATAACTGCTTTGGTTGGGATGTCCTCGTACCTGTGTCTCACAACCGCTACAGAAATGGTAGGAGAGTATTATGAAGTACATACCCACGAGGTGAGCCCACCGGTGAGTGTGAGTGGTACAGTGATCCCGAAGAAAGAAGTCACCTTATCAGCACAATTACCCGGACGCGTGGAACTGATTGCTGGCGAAGAAGGTGATGCCTTTAGTGAAAGTACGGTATTAGTCGCTTTGGATGATAGAGAATTGCTGGCACAGCGACGTGCTGCCATTGCGGATTGGAGAAATGCTCAAGCGACATTACGCAATGCCGGCATCCAATATTCTCGCGAATATCGGTCCCCGGATTCACCCGAAAAAGCACCCGGAGGGATGGGTTTGCCTCATCTATTTGATCAATTTGTGACCAAACCACTGAGCGATTTGCTGAGTGAAAGTGATGATTCACTCGATCGCAACGCTAACCTTTATCGTTATGGCACTCAGGTTGAACAGGCACAGGGAACGCTTATGCAAGCACAATCGCGGATTGAACAAATTGATGCTAAGTTACGTGATGCCGAAAGTCAAGCACCCTTTGATGGCGTTATCACTAAAAAATTAGTCGAAGTGGGAGATACCGTGCAACCCGGTCAACCCTTACTGCAGTTTGCTGACATCGAACATTTGCAATTGGAAGTCGATGTGCCCGCTCGGTTAGTTAGTGCTCTCAAAGTGGGAAAAACCGTTACGGCTAAACTGGATGTCTTAAGCAAACGCGTTAATGTGACCGTCGCCCGAATTTTTCCGGTCGCGGATCGACAACGTCATACCGTCAAGGTTAAATTGGATCTTTCTTTGGACACCGATGAGCAAAAATATATCAGTCCAGGTCAATATGCCCAAATTGATATTCCTGATATCAAAGCCGCCGGTCAACAGAAATTACTCTTAGTGCCAACGGCAGCGGTTGACCAAGGCAGTAGCTTACCGAGTATTTGTGTTGCCAAGGGTAATAATCAATATGAAACCCGTTTAGTTAGACTCGGTCAAACGATGAGTTCTTCACAAGTGGGTGAGATTAACCCTCGGTTTCGTGAGCATGAATTTATAAGTATTCTCAGCGGGTTAAAAGAAGGTGATCAAATTGTGGTGACTGATTCATCCAAACCAACACCTTGTGTAACCCAACATTGATTAACTCCTACTTCCCAATTCTCATCAAGATTCCACATGACTGAGCAATATTCTCCGACGGAAAATTCGCCACA
Encoded here:
- a CDS encoding RND family efflux transporter MFP subunit, with product MVKQVIKITALVGMSSYLCLTTATEMVGEYYEVHTHEVSPPVSVSGTVIPKKEVTLSAQLPGRVELIAGEEGDAFSESTVLVALDDRELLAQRRAAIADWRNAQATLRNAGIQYSREYRSPDSPEKAPGGMGLPHLFDQFVTKPLSDLLSESDDSLDRNANLYRYGTQVEQAQGTLMQAQSRIEQIDAKLRDAESQAPFDGVITKKLVEVGDTVQPGQPLLQFADIEHLQLEVDVPARLVSALKVGKTVTAKLDVLSKRVNVTVARIFPVADRQRHTVKVKLDLSLDTDEQKYISPGQYAQIDIPDIKAAGQQKLLLVPTAAVDQGSSLPSICVAKGNNQYETRLVRLGQTMSSSQVGEINPRFREHEFISILSGLKEGDQIVVTDSSKPTPCVTQH
- a CDS encoding ATPase AAA, with the protein product MSFITVGNALGCTINSHRRGWDGSICKNAETWNCSAKQQFRTDYCQQGDPRCYHIHIFEEANPYCLIDDLGIGWLLEPYPDALNNQILLFWGKRFQEPRGISDINMRPKDYVFGAYRVKSVSPQKINEFKTLWKIEPYLDGWTRFQQPYILTVYYKSIIGGVYLKEVNRVAVENMFEKAAEQASSPHPNWTMPQDAERFENFHAHLQEWFELAREDALKIQQTMVHTYSVNRSPTAVIPLRGPFEGLKNLDIKKPITTTVITTHKPIKNGTLSPTYPIIEKEATKEKIKTIYSKEVLDAVMAASFTKNILILTGSPGVGKSSLAIDLIDDYERKLIVSVGSTWRGREDLLGYVNPISNEFEPTDFTKFLCKAETAWRKNDKRTYVVIFEEFNLSQPEYWFADILVRSQYPEEQEKLRMIELGGKSIRGVSNNTSKVLISPALRFIATINNDHTTLSLSPRVLDRTSIVELSLEPRTTLDRAKLDLEEKQIMSIEELDALLKYKNAMFSLRAAESLKRCLDNMQTLDMNSTWDALDIVLIQQVLTKVRLMVGDPGNDSLMQGLEEWTENYGKYLRRCANLVNSWTEALKDGRDIIQA
- a CDS encoding glutamyl-tRNA synthetase, with product MNTPTIKTRFAPSPTGLIHLGNARTALFNALYAYRHQGTLLLRIEDTDLERSQTEYVQQLMTDLHWLDLNWHEGPQVGGDNGPYYQSERNEIYAHYYALLEQQDAVYPCFCTPSELALARKLQRTAGQAPRYAGTCAYLSQAEIAAKLEQGLKPTLRFRVPRGQKIEFLDLVKGQQQFATDDIGDFIIRRADGTPAFFFCNAIDDALMGVTHVFRGDDHLTNTPRQIMMLQALGLTIPQYGHIALIVGDDGTPLSKRNGSQSIQELRENGWLAEGVVNYLARLGHTYSEESYLSLTELANHFAVERLGRAPAHFDEQQLRHWQQMAVLQASATRLWDWIGQTVAAQVPHDLQTQFIAAIRSNMTYPHEALHWAKILFSDELIFSPEAQTVLAKAGSDFFHQAIVTLATTQGNYPEWVKQLKQATGTQGKNLFMPLRAALTGEVHGPEMANLLPLIGLERARRRLQANIMG